In Bradyrhizobium sp. 170, the DNA window GAAATAAAGCCCGATGCAGCCATGGACCCAGGCGATGATCATGACCGCGAGCATCATCCAGATCCGGTATGGCGCCCAGATCCAGTACAGGAAGAGTATCTGCGGATAGAGCTTCTCATGGCCGAACAGCGTCTGGCCGAGCCGGACGCCGATAATATGCGCGATGATCAGCATCGGTATGCTGAGGCCGAGTGCAAGCTGCAGCGGCTCGATCGCCTTCCAGCGGAATTGCCGGCGTTCGTAGAGCGCCCAGATGCCGAGCGCGGTATGCACCAGGCACGCGGTGTAGAACAGGATCGTGACGGGAAGGAATTGCCAGAATGCGGTGTGCAGATAGACGCCACCGGCCAGCGCCTCCAGCGAGATGTTGCCGAGCGCATGGTTGAGGAAATGGCTGACCAGATAGGCGAACAGCACGACGCCGCTGACAAGGCGGACCTGCCGGAGGCTGATGCCGCGGATGAAGGTCGTGATCTGTTCTCGGGATGAGATGGCCATGCGATCCACAGGGTCAATATTGGGCGATACTAATGCCTAATTCCATCTGTGAATACTACAGCCTGTCGTCCCTGCGAACGCAGGGACGACGATGAAGTTTTTTCCGCCGCGGCTCGTTGACACTCCCGGCCCAGTCGAGGAGAAAGCGCCGTGACGATCGCCCCGCCCGATATCAGCCAGTCCAAACCGGACCGCTCTGCCGCGCCGCCATGGTTTGCAGCGTCCTGTCTTTGGGTTGCGCTGCTGATCGCCGCACTGACGGCGATGCGGCTGGTCTATGCCGGCGTGCTCGATCTGCGCACCGACGAGGCCTATTACTGGACCTGGTCGAAGGAGAGCGCGCTTTCCTTCCTCGATCATCCGCCCGGCATCGCCTGGCTGATCCGGTTCGGCACCGCGATCTTCGGCGATACGAGTCTCGGCGTGCGGTTCGGCGGCATCGTCGCGATGCTGGTCACGCAGCTTTTGCTCGCCGACATCGTCCGGCGCGTGACGCATGATGTTCGCGCCGTCATCCTCGCGGTGCTGTTGCCGGAAGCGGCGCTGTATTACGGGCTGTTGATGGCGAAGGTCGCGCCCGACACCGCGGTGATCCCGTTTGGGGTTGCGATGCTGTGGTCGCTGGTGCGGCTGCACGAGAGCGGCAATCCGCGCTGGTGGCTGGCCGCGGGGCTGTTCGCAGGGCTGGCGCTGCTGTCGAAATTCACCGCGATCATGCTGCTGCCGGCGGTGCTCGCGTTCGCACTGGTGCCGGACTGGCGGCGGCGCTGGCTGTTCAGCCCCTGGCCGTGGCTGGCGGCGCTGATCGCGGTCGTGGTGTTTTCGCCGGTGCTGATCTGGAATGCAGAACACGACTGGGCGTCGTTCCGCTTCCAGTTCGTGCGCGCGGTCGCGACCCATCCGTTTTCGTTCCGCACCGTCGGCGAATTCATCGGGCTTCAATTCGGTCTCGTCGGCTTCGTGCTGCTGCCGGTGGTGCTGTCCGGCGTGACGCTGACCGCGTGGCGCGGCTATCGCAGCCGCGAGCCGGTCGCGATCCTGCTGTCGACCGCGGTGCTGGTACCCTTCCTCTATTTTCTCTGGAAGTCGCTGACGCTGCGCGTCGGCGACACCTGGCCGATGTTCCTGTGGCCCGCCGGCTTTGCCGCGACCGCCATCAATCTCGTGATGCTGCCGCGCGAGGGTTTTTCGGACCGGATCGTGAAATCGACCTTCTGGTGGGCGAGGGTGGCGGTCATCTCCGGCATCGCCTTCGTGGTCGGCGTGTTCTTCTATTACGTCGCAGCGCCCTGGAATTTGATCGGCAGGACCGATCCCGTCGGCGGCGAGGCCGGCTATGAACAGGTCGCGGCGCGCGCGCGCGAGCAGTTGCGAGCGACCGGCGCGACCTGGATCGCGACGTCGGATTATCGCACCTACGCGATGCTGCGCTGGCATTTCAACGGCCAGGTGCCGGTCATCCAGATCAACGAACGCGGCAGGTTCCAGGGGTTTGGCGATCCCGGCATGAAGGCGATCAAGGATCATCCCGGCCTCTATGTCGCGCGCGAGCCGGACCATCGCCTGCCGCTGTGGGATCTCACGACCGCCAAGCGGCAGCCGCTTGAGCGGGTCGAACGCGTCTGGCGCGGGGTGGTGATGGATACCTACGCGCTGGAAAAGCTCACCGGCTGGACTCCCGAGCTTTCCCCGCCGCCGGATTCGCCGCTGTTCCGCTGGCGCGTGCTGGCGGGGGTTTTGAGGTCTGAGGCCGCTTCGTAGCCCGCGGGGCGCCGCCACAAAACAGGTCGTCATCCCCCGCGAAGGCGGGGGATCCAGTACGCCGCGGCTTATCGGTTCAATCACTGCTGTCTCTGGAATACTGGATCGTCCGCCTTCGCGGACGATGACAACTGAATGTGAGGCGGCGATCTCGCGGCGCAATTCGCCCGAGGTTTGCTTGATAACTTCCCGCCCTCTAAATCAGAGGGCGCAGGGAAGACCGGGTGCTTGCTACACCCGCGGTCTCGCGTGCGATTTGCGTACAGGGCAGCGGGAGCATTCCGGCCTTCCCTGCGCAATGGCTTTACGGCTTACTTCGAGCTCTCCCCGGTAAC includes these proteins:
- a CDS encoding glycosyltransferase family 39 protein; amino-acid sequence: MRLVYAGVLDLRTDEAYYWTWSKESALSFLDHPPGIAWLIRFGTAIFGDTSLGVRFGGIVAMLVTQLLLADIVRRVTHDVRAVILAVLLPEAALYYGLLMAKVAPDTAVIPFGVAMLWSLVRLHESGNPRWWLAAGLFAGLALLSKFTAIMLLPAVLAFALVPDWRRRWLFSPWPWLAALIAVVVFSPVLIWNAEHDWASFRFQFVRAVATHPFSFRTVGEFIGLQFGLVGFVLLPVVLSGVTLTAWRGYRSREPVAILLSTAVLVPFLYFLWKSLTLRVGDTWPMFLWPAGFAATAINLVMLPREGFSDRIVKSTFWWARVAVISGIAFVVGVFFYYVAAPWNLIGRTDPVGGEAGYEQVAARAREQLRATGATWIATSDYRTYAMLRWHFNGQVPVIQINERGRFQGFGDPGMKAIKDHPGLYVAREPDHRLPLWDLTTAKRQPLERVERVWRGVVMDTYALEKLTGWTPELSPPPDSPLFRWRVLAGVLRSEAAS